The nucleotide sequence GCAGTCCGGGTGCCCATTGGATCACATCCGGCGTGGCAATCGGCCCGATCTGCCGCCGGACCCAGTTGATCAGCTCGTTGCGCAGTGTGTCGCTGGGTTCGTACCCGTCCTTCAGGGTGACGAACGCATAGATTCCCTGACCCTTGATGTCGTGCGGCACGCCCACCACGGCAGCTTCCGCCACATCACCATGGGCGACCAGAGCGCTTTCAACCTCGGCCGTGCCGAGACGGTGGCCGGAGACGTTCAGCACATCGTCGATACGCCCGGTGATCCAGAAATAGCCATCTGCATCGCGACGGGCGCCGTCGCCGGTGAAATACAGACCTTTGTAGGTGGAGAAGTAGGTCTGCACGAACCGCTCATGATCGCCATACAGCGTCCTCATCTGGCCCGGCCAGCTATCGGCGATGCAGAGACTGCCTTCGGCTTCGCCCTCCAGCACATTGCCCTCGTTATCGACCAGAACCGCCTTGACGCCGGGGAGTGGCAGGGTGGCGCTGCCGGGCTTTTGGGCGACTGCGCCGGGCAGCGGCGTGATCAGATGACCGCCGGTTTCCGTCTGCCACCATGTGTCGATGACCGGGCAGCGTTCTTCGCCGACGACCTCGTAATACCAGCGCCATGCTTCCGGATTGATCGGCTCGCCCACCGTGCCGAGAATGCGCAGGGATTTGCGGGAGGTCTTTTTGACCGGTGCATCGCCTTCTCGCATCAGCGCACGGATTGCGGTCGGCGCGGTGTAGAAGATCGAAACGTTGTATTTGTCGACAACCTGCCAGAAACGGCTGCTGTCCGGGTAGTTTGGCACGCCCTCGAACATCAGCGTGGTCGCGCCATTCGCCAGCGGTCCGTACACGATATAGGTATGGCCGGTGATCCAGCCCACATCCGCCGTGCACCAGTATACTTCGGGGGCGTGGTAGTCGAACACCAGCTCATGCGTGAAGCTGGCCCAGACCATATAGCCGCCGGTGGTATGCAGGACGCCTTTCGGCGTGCCGGTGCTGCCGGAGGTATAGAGAATGAACAGAGGATCTTCGGCGTTCATTTCCTCTGGCGGACAGTCGGAGGAGGCTGCCTCGATCAGGGTTTCGTATCGTTGATCGCGCCCTGCCTGCATGTTGACATCGCCGCCGGTGACGGTGACGACAATCACGTTCCGGATGCAGTCAACCCTGGACAGGGCCTCATCGGCATTGCGCTTCAGCGGCACTTTCCGTCCGCCCCGGCGACCTTCATCGGCGGTGATGAGCAGGCTGGATTCGCTGTCACGGATACGGTCGGCAAGGCTGTCGGGGGAAAAGCCGCCGAACACCACAGCATGCACCGCGCCGATACGGGCGCAGGCCAGCATCGCAATGGCGGCTTCCATCACCATCGGCAGGTAGATCGTAACGCGATCACCTCGCCCGATACCCATGGATTTCATGACATTCGCCAGACGGCAGACGCGGTCATGCAACTGGCGATAGGTCAGGCTGCCCTGTGTTCCGGGTTCATCGCCTTCCCACAGAATGGCGATCTGATCGCCGCGTGTTTCCAGATGCTGATCCAGACAGGCGACAGAGGCGTTCAGGCGGCCATCCTCGAACCAGCGGATCGAGACATCACCCTCGAAGGACGTGCTTTTGATCAGGGTTGGTTCCCGGAACCACGGGATGCGCCTGGCTTCTTCGGCCCAGAAGGCATCGGGATCCGTTCCGGCCTGATGGGTCATCAGACTGTGGCGGCGGGCATTCACATGGGCCGAATCCGCAAGAGACGGCTTCACATGAATCAGGGTCGGCTCGGACATTCGTTTCCTCCGGGGCGGCTCGCGTTATCCACGCGCTCGATTGGCTGTATATATCGCGTGATAGGAAACTTTCGAGTGGTTTTTGCACGTCTTCACGCAACAGACGAAAATAAATATTCCTTTCCCTGTCGAATGTGTTGCGCCGCCTTTATTCCATGCCGGATTGAAGCCGTTTTTTGACCAGGGAAATCCATGGCGCATTGGCAGGCGCTTCTTTCAGGGCGCGCTCGAACATGGTGCGGGCTTCCGGTGTGACCTTTCCGGCGATTTCAGAGTCTGCTTCGGCGATCCGGGCGGCAAGGCCCGGTTCGTACCGGACAGCAAGCGCCTTGCGCCACGCGGCGACGGCTTGCTGCATGTGGCCCATCCGACCTTCCACGGTGCCGAGCAGCAGGAAGCCCTGACGCGCTTCCTCGCTATGCGGATCAAGCGAATCGACCCGTTCCCGCAGCTTTGCCACCAGATCATCGATATTCCGTGCCTGTCTCTGGGCCTCTGCCATGCGCTGCGCATAGGGGGCAGAGGGAACACGGGGCTGCCCGGATGGCCAGTAGAGCGCCAGCGCCGCCAACGGGATCAGGATCATGCAGCCCAGTATCGGCAGGCGTGCGGCAGAACGTGGCGCGGTATCGATGCTGGCATCGCTGGCCAGCAAACGGCGCTGCACTTCCACAAGGGCGGTGGCGTGTTCCGGTGGGGCGATGCGCCCCTCGGCCAGGTCGCGGTCCAGTTCCAGCAATTGGGCGCGGTGCAGGGCCATGGCTGCTTCCCGCTGACCGCGCAGCATCACGGTATTTTTCCG is from Granulibacter bethesdensis and encodes:
- the acs gene encoding acetate--CoA ligase; protein product: MSEPTLIHVKPSLADSAHVNARRHSLMTHQAGTDPDAFWAEEARRIPWFREPTLIKSTSFEGDVSIRWFEDGRLNASVACLDQHLETRGDQIAILWEGDEPGTQGSLTYRQLHDRVCRLANVMKSMGIGRGDRVTIYLPMVMEAAIAMLACARIGAVHAVVFGGFSPDSLADRIRDSESSLLITADEGRRGGRKVPLKRNADEALSRVDCIRNVIVVTVTGGDVNMQAGRDQRYETLIEAASSDCPPEEMNAEDPLFILYTSGSTGTPKGVLHTTGGYMVWASFTHELVFDYHAPEVYWCTADVGWITGHTYIVYGPLANGATTLMFEGVPNYPDSSRFWQVVDKYNVSIFYTAPTAIRALMREGDAPVKKTSRKSLRILGTVGEPINPEAWRWYYEVVGEERCPVIDTWWQTETGGHLITPLPGAVAQKPGSATLPLPGVKAVLVDNEGNVLEGEAEGSLCIADSWPGQMRTLYGDHERFVQTYFSTYKGLYFTGDGARRDADGYFWITGRIDDVLNVSGHRLGTAEVESALVAHGDVAEAAVVGVPHDIKGQGIYAFVTLKDGYEPSDTLRNELINWVRRQIGPIATPDVIQWAPGLPKTRSGKIMRRILRKIACNETDGLGDISTLADPSVVEDLIANRPT
- the ccmI gene encoding c-type cytochrome biogenesis protein CcmI codes for the protein MIWLLIAALALVCVAPLGWSLRKNTVMLRGQREAAMALHRAQLLELDRDLAEGRIAPPEHATALVEVQRRLLASDASIDTAPRSAARLPILGCMILIPLAALALYWPSGQPRVPSAPYAQRMAEAQRQARNIDDLVAKLRERVDSLDPHSEEARQGFLLLGTVEGRMGHMQQAVAAWRKALAVRYEPGLAARIAEADSEIAGKVTPEARTMFERALKEAPANAPWISLVKKRLQSGME